The following coding sequences are from one Streptomyces sp. NBC_01232 window:
- a CDS encoding MMPL family transporter, which translates to MNTESAQGPGLLHRSGRWCARHAWRVVALWVLALMGLGLANHTWGGSFADSFSLPGTSTQTGADLLAAHTTGSGGTASAVVLTTDEGPVTGRRAAIDSAVADLRRLPDVLSVTDPFTTPGAVSADGGSAQVTVRFDGNPASFDPSYLTGVDTAVEPLRAADVTVEYGSPLGELATPKSADRASEAIGLAVAVLVLLIGFGSIAATGLPLLTAVIGLAVSLAGLGLLAGQFGFAQAAPTLAAMMGLGVGIDYALFLATRYRALLHAGTETLEAVGRTVATSGRAVLVAAATVAMALGGLCASGVGFIGALGFAAGLSVVVAAAASVTLTPALLGLLGRRIDRFHVRRPVAEPTGESDVWHRWALRVSRRPWLFLVSGLLVLGVLAVPVASLQLGHVDAGAQSTSRTDRRAYDLITEGFGPGANGPLTVVTHLDSRHIASEGLRKDLAAALQRDLAAVPGVASVTPPVASPDHALLITTVVPTTGPQDRATADLIHTLRDETVPQALSGTGATGYLTGTTAAAQTFTDTLTAKLPLIIAVVVAAAFLLLLAVFRSPLVALKAAVLNLFSIAAAYGVVVAVFQWGWGSSLFGLGEKVPVESYVPMMMFAIVFGLSMDYEVFLLSRIRETWLQHGDNHLAVATGIAATARVITCAALIMTSVFLAFLLSTNVAVKMLALGLGVSVIIDATVVRLLLVPASMYLFGRANWWLPGWLDRLLPHLDPEGPAAGSEVLPPPSPEAGPARAPAPGHEAASEPEPTPALDVAPARGDRR; encoded by the coding sequence ATGAACACTGAATCGGCCCAGGGGCCGGGGTTGCTCCACCGGAGCGGGCGCTGGTGCGCCCGGCACGCCTGGCGGGTCGTCGCCCTGTGGGTGCTGGCACTGATGGGCCTGGGGCTGGCCAACCACACATGGGGCGGCTCCTTCGCGGACAGCTTCTCCCTGCCCGGAACCAGCACCCAGACCGGCGCCGACCTGCTGGCGGCCCACACCACCGGATCCGGCGGCACGGCCTCCGCCGTCGTGCTCACCACGGACGAAGGACCGGTCACCGGTCGCCGGGCGGCGATCGACTCGGCCGTCGCCGACCTGCGCCGGCTGCCGGACGTCCTGTCGGTCACCGATCCGTTCACCACGCCCGGGGCGGTCTCCGCGGACGGCGGGAGCGCCCAGGTGACCGTCCGCTTCGACGGCAACCCGGCGAGCTTCGACCCCTCCTACCTCACCGGGGTCGACACCGCCGTCGAGCCGCTGCGCGCCGCCGACGTCACCGTCGAGTACGGGTCCCCGCTCGGGGAGCTGGCCACGCCCAAGTCCGCCGACCGTGCCTCGGAGGCCATCGGCCTGGCCGTCGCCGTGCTCGTGCTGCTGATCGGCTTCGGCAGCATCGCCGCCACCGGGCTGCCGCTGCTGACGGCCGTGATCGGCCTGGCCGTCAGCCTGGCCGGTCTCGGCCTGCTCGCCGGGCAGTTCGGCTTCGCCCAGGCGGCCCCGACCCTGGCCGCGATGATGGGCCTCGGAGTCGGCATCGACTACGCGCTCTTCCTGGCCACCCGCTACCGGGCCCTGCTGCACGCCGGAACGGAAACCCTCGAGGCGGTCGGGCGTACGGTCGCCACCAGCGGCCGGGCCGTACTGGTCGCCGCCGCCACGGTGGCCATGGCCCTGGGTGGCCTCTGCGCCTCCGGCGTGGGGTTCATCGGCGCCCTCGGCTTCGCCGCCGGACTCAGTGTCGTCGTGGCCGCCGCCGCGTCCGTGACGCTGACTCCCGCCCTGCTGGGCCTGCTCGGCCGCCGGATCGACCGCTTCCACGTGCGCAGGCCGGTCGCCGAACCCACCGGTGAATCGGACGTCTGGCACCGCTGGGCGCTCCGGGTCAGCCGGCGGCCCTGGCTCTTCCTGGTCAGCGGCCTGCTCGTCCTCGGCGTCCTGGCCGTCCCGGTCGCCTCCCTGCAGCTCGGCCACGTCGATGCCGGAGCCCAGTCCACCAGCAGGACCGACCGCCGCGCCTACGACCTGATCACCGAGGGCTTCGGCCCCGGCGCCAACGGCCCGCTGACCGTCGTCACCCATCTCGACAGCCGTCACATCGCGAGCGAGGGCCTGCGCAAGGACCTCGCCGCCGCCCTGCAGCGGGACCTGGCCGCCGTACCGGGCGTCGCCTCCGTCACTCCCCCGGTCGCGAGCCCCGATCACGCCCTGCTCATCACCACCGTCGTGCCCACCACCGGGCCGCAGGACCGGGCCACCGCCGACCTGATCCACACCCTGCGGGACGAGACGGTGCCGCAGGCGCTGTCGGGCACCGGAGCCACCGGCTACCTCACCGGCACGACGGCCGCCGCCCAGACCTTCACCGACACGCTCACCGCCAAACTGCCCCTGATCATCGCGGTGGTCGTCGCGGCCGCCTTCCTGCTGCTGCTCGCCGTGTTCCGCAGCCCGCTGGTGGCGCTCAAGGCCGCCGTGCTCAACCTCTTCTCCATCGCCGCTGCCTACGGAGTGGTCGTCGCCGTCTTCCAATGGGGCTGGGGCAGCTCGCTGTTCGGCCTCGGCGAGAAGGTGCCCGTCGAGTCCTACGTACCGATGATGATGTTCGCGATCGTCTTCGGGCTCTCCATGGACTACGAGGTCTTCCTGCTGTCCCGGATCCGCGAGACGTGGCTGCAGCACGGGGACAACCACCTGGCCGTCGCCACCGGCATCGCCGCCACCGCCCGCGTGATCACCTGTGCGGCGCTGATCATGACCAGTGTCTTCCTGGCCTTCCTGCTCTCCACCAACGTCGCCGTCAAAATGCTCGCGCTGGGCCTGGGGGTGAGCGTCATCATCGACGCCACCGTGGTCCGCCTGCTCCTTGTACCCGCGTCCATGTACCTCTTCGGGCGCGCCAACTGGTGGCTCCCCGGCTGGCTGGACCGGCTCCTTCCGCACCTCGACCCGGAGGGGCCCGCCGCCGGGTCGGAGGTCCTTCCCCCGCCCTCACCCGAAGCCGGACCCGCACGGGCACCCGCACCGGGACACGAAGCCGCATCCGAACCCGAACCCACGCCCGCACTCGATGTCGCACCCGCCCGAGGAGACCGGCGATGA
- a CDS encoding enoyl-CoA hydratase, with amino-acid sequence MTYETILLERKGRVAVLTLNRPEALNALNLTVMTEVVAAAEELDRDPGVGCIVLTGSAKAFAAGADIKEMRPQSYMDMYLSDWFTAWDRLGQVRTPTLAAVSGHALGGGCELAMLCDILLAADSARFGQPEIRLGVIPGIGGSQRLTRAVGKAKAMELCLTGRTMDAVEAERAGLVSRIVPADDLLTEALAVAETVAGMSKPVAMMAKEAVNRAFETTLTEGVRFERRLFHAVFATADQKEGMAAFVDKRPPRFSHG; translated from the coding sequence ATGACGTACGAAACCATCCTGCTGGAGCGCAAGGGGCGGGTGGCCGTCCTGACCCTCAACCGCCCGGAGGCCCTCAACGCCCTGAACCTCACGGTCATGACCGAGGTGGTGGCCGCCGCAGAGGAGCTGGACCGGGACCCCGGGGTCGGGTGCATCGTCCTCACCGGCTCCGCGAAGGCCTTTGCGGCGGGGGCCGACATCAAGGAGATGCGGCCGCAGAGCTACATGGACATGTACCTCTCCGACTGGTTCACCGCCTGGGACCGGCTGGGCCAGGTACGCACGCCCACCCTCGCGGCGGTATCCGGCCACGCCCTGGGCGGCGGCTGCGAACTCGCCATGCTGTGCGACATTCTGCTGGCCGCCGACAGCGCGAGGTTCGGTCAGCCCGAGATCAGGCTCGGGGTGATCCCGGGCATCGGCGGCTCGCAGCGGCTCACCCGGGCCGTCGGCAAGGCCAAGGCGATGGAGCTGTGCCTGACGGGCCGCACCATGGACGCCGTCGAGGCCGAACGGGCCGGCCTGGTGTCACGGATCGTCCCGGCCGACGATCTGCTGACCGAGGCCCTCGCGGTCGCCGAGACCGTCGCCGGGATGTCCAAGCCGGTCGCGATGATGGCCAAGGAGGCCGTGAACCGGGCCTTCGAGACCACCCTCACCGAGGGCGTCCGCTTCGAACGCCGCCTGTTCCACGCTGTGTTCGCCACGGCCGACCAGAAGGAGGGCATGGCCGCCTTCGTGGACAAGCGCCCGCCCCGCTTCAGCCACGGCTGA
- a CDS encoding LmeA family phospholipid-binding protein codes for MKRALTKTGTWAALRRHLVLTVTATVVLLAVVATGAAEYTVRGLIQSRVAKAAPGLGDDVAVGVTDGWALWGLAHENIPRLDISSDDARVGRLSQVRVRARLDDVRLGGATTVGSSHVDVTVSTQSLAAAIRDAVPSVAVAAVTTDPAKGTVLADVGPGGVGRLTLRPVLADGKVTLAVDGLTLFGRSVSTDRLGIGANGFGPGAGAPTDYPLGLAATSAEVRPDGLHVALTGGPSALTDS; via the coding sequence ATGAAGCGCGCCCTGACGAAGACCGGGACCTGGGCAGCGCTGCGCCGCCACCTCGTCCTCACGGTCACGGCCACCGTGGTCCTGCTGGCCGTCGTCGCCACCGGCGCGGCCGAGTACACGGTCCGCGGCCTGATCCAGAGCCGTGTCGCGAAGGCGGCGCCCGGCCTCGGCGACGACGTGGCGGTCGGCGTCACCGACGGCTGGGCCCTGTGGGGCCTCGCGCACGAGAACATCCCCCGGCTCGACATCAGCAGCGACGACGCCCGGGTCGGGCGGCTCTCCCAAGTCCGCGTCCGGGCACGGCTGGACGACGTCCGTCTCGGTGGGGCGACCACCGTCGGCAGCTCGCACGTGGACGTGACGGTCTCGACGCAGTCCCTCGCCGCCGCGATCCGCGACGCCGTACCGTCCGTGGCCGTCGCGGCGGTGACCACCGATCCGGCGAAGGGGACCGTACTCGCGGACGTCGGCCCGGGCGGAGTCGGGCGGCTGACGCTGCGTCCCGTACTCGCCGACGGCAAGGTCACCCTCGCCGTCGACGGGCTCACCCTGTTCGGCCGCTCCGTGTCCACCGACCGGCTGGGGATCGGGGCCAATGGCTTCGGGCCAGGAGCGGGTGCGCCGACGGACTATCCCCTCGGACTCGCGGCCACCTCCGCGGAGGTCCGGCCGGACGGCCTGCACGTCGCCCTGACGGGCGGGCCCAGCGCCCTCACCGACAGCTGA
- a CDS encoding TetR-like C-terminal domain-containing protein, producing the protein MDVSAMSPTGDDDITPAVVIKDVARGQLVKLGAAGLSPDTVARDSGLPVADVEAVFPHRDDLLTALVIDAYDASGEAMEQADGAAREAGASGGARLLAVTRALRRWSFENPAEFTLIYGSPVPGYHAPQDTVPSASRTPAVLAGIVRSALEAGELTPPRRSVPGPPLLLPEAVQLFGGAPEAPFSDIIERGIVLWSNLIGLLVFQVFSRTHDSVRDEAAFFDYAIAVAAESIGLVVPLPETTD; encoded by the coding sequence ATGGACGTTTCCGCAATGAGTCCGACCGGCGACGACGACATCACCCCGGCGGTGGTGATCAAGGACGTCGCGCGCGGGCAGCTGGTCAAACTCGGGGCGGCAGGCCTGTCCCCGGACACCGTGGCGCGCGACAGCGGCCTCCCCGTCGCCGATGTCGAAGCCGTCTTCCCGCACCGCGACGATCTGTTGACCGCCCTGGTCATCGACGCCTACGACGCCTCCGGCGAGGCGATGGAACAAGCCGACGGCGCGGCGCGGGAGGCCGGTGCGTCCGGGGGCGCACGGCTCCTCGCGGTCACCCGCGCGCTGCGGCGGTGGTCGTTCGAGAACCCCGCCGAATTCACCCTGATCTACGGTTCGCCCGTGCCGGGCTACCACGCCCCGCAGGACACGGTCCCCTCCGCCTCGCGGACCCCCGCGGTCCTCGCCGGCATCGTCCGCTCCGCGCTGGAGGCCGGTGAACTCACCCCGCCCCGGCGGTCGGTGCCCGGCCCGCCGCTGCTCCTGCCGGAGGCCGTGCAGCTCTTCGGCGGCGCGCCCGAGGCTCCGTTCTCGGACATCATCGAGCGCGGCATCGTCCTGTGGAGCAATCTGATCGGCCTCCTGGTGTTCCAGGTCTTCAGCCGTACCCACGACAGTGTCCGCGACGAGGCGGCCTTCTTCGACTACGCCATCGCCGTGGCGGCCGAGAGCATCGGCCTCGTGGTCCCCCTGCCCGAGACGACCGACTGA
- a CDS encoding iron-siderophore ABC transporter substrate-binding protein has product MRRLLLTAAAATVAALTLTACGTTEPAADDAKKTAEPLVLTDASGAKVELAGPAKKVVGTEWNVVESLISLGVEPVGVADVKGYKTWNTAVPLKNEPKDIGTRGEPSMDTIASLKPDLVIATSDLPPAALEQLRKVAPVLEVRPGDAADPIGQMTKNLDLIAQATGTTEQSGKLKQAFQTKLDAGRKALADAGKAGAPYAFADGYVVSNQVSIRPYTSGSLIGGVNEKLGLKNAWTVQGDPAYGLATSDVEGLTKLGDVEFAYIGNDGDKDSNPFAGVLAQDKVWTSLPFVQKGNVNRLPDGIWMFGGTESMNKYIDSVVAALTK; this is encoded by the coding sequence ATGAGACGACTCCTCCTCACCGCGGCGGCCGCCACCGTCGCGGCCCTCACGCTGACCGCCTGCGGCACCACCGAGCCCGCCGCCGACGACGCGAAGAAGACCGCCGAGCCCCTCGTCCTCACCGACGCCTCGGGCGCGAAGGTGGAGCTCGCCGGCCCCGCCAAGAAGGTCGTCGGCACCGAGTGGAACGTCGTCGAGAGCCTGATCTCGCTGGGTGTCGAGCCGGTCGGCGTCGCCGACGTCAAGGGCTACAAGACCTGGAACACCGCCGTCCCGCTCAAGAACGAGCCCAAGGACATCGGCACCCGCGGTGAGCCGAGCATGGACACCATCGCCTCGCTCAAGCCCGACCTCGTCATCGCCACCTCCGACCTGCCGCCGGCCGCCCTGGAGCAGCTGCGCAAGGTCGCCCCGGTCCTGGAGGTGCGCCCCGGCGACGCCGCCGACCCGATCGGCCAGATGACCAAGAACCTGGACCTCATCGCCCAGGCCACCGGCACGACCGAGCAGTCCGGCAAGCTCAAGCAGGCCTTCCAGACGAAGCTGGACGCGGGCAGGAAGGCGCTCGCCGACGCGGGCAAGGCCGGCGCCCCGTACGCCTTCGCGGACGGCTACGTCGTCTCCAACCAGGTTTCGATCCGCCCGTACACCAGCGGTTCGCTCATCGGCGGGGTCAACGAGAAGCTCGGTCTGAAGAACGCCTGGACCGTTCAGGGCGACCCGGCCTACGGCCTGGCCACCAGCGACGTCGAGGGCCTCACCAAGCTCGGTGACGTCGAGTTCGCCTACATCGGCAACGACGGCGACAAGGACAGCAACCCGTTCGCCGGTGTCCTCGCGCAGGACAAGGTGTGGACCTCCCTGCCGTTCGTGCAGAAGGGCAACGTGAACCGCCTGCCCGACGGCATCTGGATGTTCGGCGGAACCGAGTCGATGAACAAGTACATCGACTCCGTCGTCGCCGCTCTGACGAAGTAA
- a CDS encoding ABC transporter ATP-binding protein, which translates to MQAAEETSADTRPLGHELSAKGVTVAYDGVDVVHDASMTLRPGEVTVLVGPNGSGKSTVLRTIARLQRPRAGTLVIDGDADGFALSPREFSRRVALLTQGRPTPSGLTVRDLVAFGRYPYRGRWGRDDPGGRAAVERALALTGVEDLAERGAEYLSGGQLQRVWLAGCLAQETGVLLLDEPTTYLDLRYQVELLDLMRDLADGHGIAVGAVLHDLDQAAAVADRIVLLHGGRIIADGAPEDVLTPERLTDTYGIRIDVETDPLTGQLRTRAIGRHHLRSERLSTTS; encoded by the coding sequence GTGCAAGCAGCTGAAGAGACCTCCGCGGACACACGTCCCCTCGGTCATGAACTCTCCGCCAAGGGCGTCACCGTGGCGTACGACGGAGTCGACGTCGTACACGACGCCTCCATGACGCTCCGGCCCGGCGAAGTGACCGTCCTCGTGGGGCCGAACGGCAGCGGCAAGTCCACCGTGCTGCGCACGATCGCCAGGCTGCAGCGCCCCCGGGCCGGCACCCTCGTCATCGACGGGGACGCCGACGGCTTCGCGCTGAGCCCCCGTGAGTTCTCGCGCCGCGTCGCCCTCCTGACACAGGGACGCCCCACCCCGAGCGGCCTGACGGTACGGGACCTCGTCGCATTCGGCCGGTACCCCTACCGCGGACGCTGGGGCCGGGACGACCCGGGCGGCAGGGCCGCGGTGGAGCGCGCGCTCGCCCTCACGGGCGTGGAGGACCTCGCCGAACGCGGCGCCGAGTACCTGTCCGGCGGACAGCTCCAGCGCGTCTGGCTGGCCGGCTGCCTTGCCCAGGAGACCGGCGTGCTCCTCCTCGACGAGCCGACGACCTACCTTGACCTGCGCTACCAGGTCGAACTCCTCGACCTCATGCGCGATCTGGCGGACGGCCACGGGATCGCCGTGGGCGCCGTACTGCACGACCTCGACCAGGCCGCCGCCGTCGCGGACCGGATCGTCCTGCTCCACGGGGGACGGATCATCGCCGACGGCGCACCCGAAGACGTACTGACGCCCGAGCGGCTGACCGACACCTACGGCATCCGCATCGACGTCGAAACCGACCCTCTCACCGGACAGTTGCGCACCCGCGCGATAGGCCGGCACCACTTGCGAAGCGAAAGGCTCAGTACCACCTCATGA
- a CDS encoding iron ABC transporter permease: MAVTATTAAAGPSSLTSRTGAAAVTAVLVLIVTGLAAVDITQGTAAVGAPEVWRALTGRAEAGDASVVIASRLPRMAAGLFVGAVLGMAGAALQAVSRNVLASPDTLAVNAGSYFGLGLLAVSGVSLPLLASSGVAFVGGLAAAAVVLGLSGLGAGTVRLVLAGSALTLGLSAITEGLLLLFPQQTDGIFRWNQGSIAQHGFDGILQMAPIGLIALVGLLLLARRVDALALGDDAARGLGVPVRSTRVTAVVLAALLSTAAVTLAGPVGFVGMCAPALVRPLARRIRGFTRSRASLPVAGLTGAALVLGSDVLLRAFVRSDVAVAVPTGVVTSLVGAVFLIVMAIRVKDTAGAAAVDRLRIRSRAVFLTTTAVLVAVLVGVILAAVLLGDTKLLLGDVLNWAQGRAGRTITFVLDTRVPRILAALLAGAALALAGTLVQAVTRNPLAEPGILGVSGGAALGAVLLVTTVPLAGSWSVAGAAFAGAALSSVIVFGLAARGGFQQNRLVLVGFGVATASAALVSLLIILTDPFNATKALTWLSGSTYGRTLPDVVPLAIVLALGLVIAVARRTELDLVSLDEDTPRLLGLSLGRGRFGFLLIGVLLSATAVAAAGTIGFVGLVAPHAARALVGRQHARVVPVAVLLGAVLVCTADLVGRTVIAPAQLGAGLMTAVIGTPYFLHLLVRSRR; this comes from the coding sequence ATGGCCGTCACCGCAACAACCGCCGCCGCCGGTCCGTCGTCGCTCACGTCCCGGACGGGCGCGGCCGCGGTGACGGCCGTGCTGGTCCTCATCGTCACGGGCCTCGCCGCCGTCGACATCACCCAGGGCACCGCAGCCGTCGGCGCCCCCGAGGTGTGGCGGGCGCTCACCGGCCGGGCCGAGGCGGGCGACGCGTCCGTCGTCATCGCCTCCCGGCTGCCGCGCATGGCCGCCGGACTGTTCGTCGGCGCCGTCCTCGGCATGGCGGGCGCCGCCCTCCAAGCGGTCAGCCGCAACGTCCTCGCCTCGCCCGACACCCTCGCCGTCAACGCCGGCTCCTACTTCGGCCTCGGCCTCCTCGCCGTCTCCGGCGTCTCCCTCCCGCTGCTGGCCTCCTCCGGCGTCGCCTTCGTCGGCGGCCTCGCCGCGGCGGCCGTCGTCCTCGGGCTGTCCGGCCTCGGCGCCGGTACCGTCCGGCTCGTCCTCGCGGGCAGCGCCCTCACCCTCGGCCTCTCCGCCATCACCGAGGGCCTGCTCCTGCTGTTCCCCCAGCAGACCGACGGCATCTTCCGGTGGAACCAGGGCAGCATCGCCCAGCACGGCTTCGACGGAATCCTGCAGATGGCGCCGATCGGCCTGATCGCCCTCGTCGGCCTGCTGCTCCTCGCCCGCCGCGTCGACGCCCTGGCCCTCGGCGACGACGCCGCCCGCGGCCTCGGCGTCCCCGTCCGGTCCACCCGGGTCACCGCCGTCGTGCTCGCCGCCCTGCTCTCCACGGCCGCCGTCACGCTCGCCGGACCCGTCGGCTTCGTCGGCATGTGCGCCCCCGCCCTCGTACGGCCGCTCGCCCGCCGCATCCGCGGGTTCACCAGGAGCCGTGCGAGCCTGCCGGTCGCGGGACTCACCGGTGCGGCGCTGGTTCTCGGATCCGACGTCCTGCTGCGCGCCTTCGTACGGTCGGACGTGGCGGTCGCGGTGCCCACCGGCGTCGTCACCAGCCTCGTCGGCGCCGTCTTCCTGATCGTCATGGCCATCCGGGTCAAGGACACCGCCGGAGCCGCCGCAGTCGACCGGCTGCGCATCAGGAGCCGGGCCGTCTTCCTCACCACCACGGCCGTCCTCGTGGCCGTCCTCGTCGGCGTGATCCTCGCCGCCGTACTGCTGGGCGACACCAAGCTGCTGCTCGGCGACGTGCTGAACTGGGCCCAGGGACGGGCCGGACGGACGATCACCTTCGTCCTCGACACCCGGGTGCCGCGCATCCTCGCCGCCCTCCTCGCCGGAGCTGCGCTCGCCCTCGCCGGAACCCTGGTGCAGGCCGTGACCCGCAACCCGCTCGCCGAACCGGGCATCCTCGGCGTCTCCGGCGGCGCGGCGCTGGGCGCCGTCCTCCTCGTGACGACGGTGCCCCTGGCCGGATCCTGGAGCGTGGCGGGCGCCGCGTTCGCGGGCGCCGCCCTCAGCTCCGTCATCGTCTTCGGACTGGCGGCGCGCGGCGGGTTCCAGCAGAACCGCCTCGTCCTCGTCGGGTTCGGCGTCGCCACCGCGTCGGCCGCCCTCGTCAGCCTCCTCATCATCCTCACCGACCCGTTCAACGCGACGAAGGCGCTCACCTGGCTCTCCGGCTCCACCTACGGCAGGACCCTGCCCGACGTGGTGCCCCTCGCGATCGTCCTGGCCCTGGGCCTGGTCATCGCGGTCGCCCGGCGCACCGAACTCGACCTCGTGTCGCTCGACGAGGACACCCCGAGGCTGCTCGGACTGAGCCTGGGCCGTGGACGCTTCGGCTTCCTCCTCATCGGCGTCCTGCTCAGCGCGACCGCCGTGGCCGCCGCCGGCACGATCGGCTTCGTGGGGCTCGTGGCGCCGCACGCGGCCCGGGCCCTCGTGGGCCGGCAGCACGCCCGGGTGGTCCCGGTCGCGGTGCTCCTCGGCGCCGTCCTGGTCTGCACCGCGGACCTGGTGGGCCGCACCGTGATCGCACCGGCCCAGCTCGGCGCCGGCCTGATGACCGCCGTGATCGGTACGCCGTACTTCCTCCATCTGCTCGTGCGCAGCCGCCGTTAG
- a CDS encoding HAMP domain-containing sensor histidine kinase: protein MSRTRRPGSLARKIVVLTTVVAALAVALTGLIAWQTAAHGAEQRERDRLTRQARVLSRLPALSEALFTGAQALAGPNGVQIAVVSPDGAVSGTASPALDRVSKSALLAGDPVSTTGILGGQDVLLVGQPGVRGGAVVLTEPYNVVTEDTNRIRRNVIVPLVFGMLGAALAGALLARRIARPLVTAAQIAHRLADGERGVPAPVDGPRETADIGRALNVLDGALAHSENRQREFLLSVSHDLRTPLTALQGYAEALADGLIEPDRVPEVGGILADETRRLDRFLEDLLDLARLEADDFRLAVAPADLRAVVSEAAAFWTGLCARHGVDLRLERPEAPVVVATDAFRVRQLIDGLVRNALRVTPEGAPLVLAVRAAATGGGAELQVRDGGPGLTDDDVRIAFAHGALHERYRGTRPVGSGLGLAIAHRLTGRLGAAIRVEGHGPEGGACFTVTLPSAPAPG from the coding sequence GTGAGCCGAACCCGCCGCCCCGGCTCCCTGGCGCGCAAGATCGTGGTGCTGACCACCGTGGTGGCGGCGCTCGCCGTGGCCCTGACCGGTCTGATCGCCTGGCAGACCGCCGCACACGGAGCGGAGCAGCGCGAACGCGACCGGCTGACGCGTCAGGCCCGGGTCCTCAGCCGGCTGCCCGCCCTGTCCGAGGCGCTCTTCACCGGCGCCCAGGCCCTGGCGGGGCCGAACGGCGTGCAGATCGCGGTCGTCTCGCCCGACGGCGCCGTGAGCGGTACCGCCAGCCCGGCCCTCGACCGGGTCTCCAAGTCGGCTCTGCTGGCGGGGGATCCGGTCTCCACCACCGGCATCCTGGGCGGCCAGGACGTACTACTGGTGGGGCAGCCCGGTGTACGGGGCGGCGCGGTCGTACTGACCGAGCCGTACAACGTGGTCACCGAGGACACGAACCGGATCCGCCGCAACGTGATCGTGCCGCTGGTCTTCGGCATGCTCGGAGCGGCCCTCGCCGGCGCGCTGCTGGCCCGCCGGATCGCTCGTCCGCTCGTGACGGCCGCACAGATCGCGCACCGGCTCGCCGACGGCGAACGCGGCGTACCGGCCCCGGTCGACGGCCCCCGGGAGACTGCCGACATCGGGCGCGCCCTCAACGTCCTGGACGGGGCGCTGGCCCACAGCGAGAACCGGCAGCGGGAGTTCCTGCTCTCCGTCTCCCACGACCTGCGCACCCCGCTGACCGCTCTCCAGGGCTACGCCGAGGCTCTGGCCGACGGCCTGATCGAGCCGGACCGGGTGCCCGAGGTCGGCGGCATCCTGGCCGACGAGACCCGGCGCCTGGACCGGTTCCTGGAAGACCTGCTGGACCTGGCCCGGCTGGAGGCCGACGACTTCCGCCTGGCCGTGGCCCCGGCCGACCTGCGCGCGGTCGTCTCCGAGGCCGCCGCGTTCTGGACCGGGCTGTGCGCACGCCACGGCGTCGACCTCCGGCTGGAGCGGCCCGAGGCGCCCGTCGTCGTCGCGACGGACGCCTTCCGGGTCCGGCAGCTGATCGACGGCCTGGTCCGCAACGCCCTGCGGGTCACCCCCGAGGGCGCACCACTGGTCCTCGCCGTCCGCGCCGCCGCCACGGGCGGTGGGGCCGAACTGCAGGTCCGTGACGGCGGGCCCGGCCTCACCGACGACGACGTGCGCATCGCCTTCGCCCACGGCGCCCTCCACGAGCGCTACCGGGGCACCCGCCCGGTCGGCAGCGGCCTCGGCCTGGCCATCGCCCACCGCCTGACCGGCCGGCTCGGCGCGGCCATCCGCGTCGAGGGGCACGGTCCGGAGGGCGGCGCCTGCTTCACCGTCACCCTCCCGTCGGCACCGGCCCCCGGCTGA
- a CDS encoding response regulator transcription factor, translating to MTESRGLVLIVEDERHISDVQRLYLARDGFGVHVEADGAAGLAAARRMHPVAIILDIGLPGMDGIAFCRALRDAGDWTPVLLVTARGEEADRILGLELGADDYLTKPFSPRELVARVRTVLRRAAGPPGPPPGSTGRLHLDPVSRTVRRDGEPVELTATEFNLLAHLLHHVGQVFTREQLLAQVWGYPGYRDTRMVDVFVSQLRAKLGDASPIRTVRGVGYSATAPGP from the coding sequence ATGACGGAGTCCAGGGGCCTCGTGCTGATCGTCGAGGACGAGCGTCACATCTCTGACGTGCAGCGCCTCTACCTGGCGCGCGACGGCTTCGGCGTCCACGTCGAGGCGGACGGGGCCGCGGGTCTCGCGGCCGCGAGGCGCATGCACCCGGTGGCGATCATTCTGGACATCGGCCTGCCCGGCATGGACGGCATCGCCTTCTGCCGCGCCCTGCGCGACGCCGGCGACTGGACACCGGTCCTGCTGGTGACCGCGCGCGGCGAGGAGGCCGACCGGATCCTGGGCCTCGAACTCGGCGCGGACGACTACCTCACCAAACCGTTCTCGCCGCGCGAGCTGGTCGCCCGGGTCAGGACCGTCCTGCGGCGCGCGGCAGGCCCTCCCGGTCCGCCGCCCGGGAGCACCGGCCGGCTCCACCTGGACCCGGTCAGCCGCACGGTGCGCCGCGACGGCGAGCCGGTCGAGCTCACCGCCACCGAGTTCAACCTGCTCGCCCACCTCCTCCACCACGTGGGCCAGGTCTTCACCCGCGAGCAACTGCTCGCCCAGGTGTGGGGATACCCCGGCTACCGCGACACCCGCATGGTCGACGTCTTCGTCTCGCAGCTGCGCGCCAAGCTCGGCGACGCCAGCCCGATCCGTACGGTCCGCGGCGTCGGGTACAGCGCGACGGCCCCCGGCCCGTGA